The Anastrepha ludens isolate Willacy chromosome 2, idAnaLude1.1, whole genome shotgun sequence genome contains a region encoding:
- the LOC128858384 gene encoding cilium assembly protein DZIP1L → MAINFNYNYPQVAREAGFKLRQYKDGPIDWRILGSIEIERLLQDQRLEQVDALLAHLSEAPLATILDTNILDSGIAKYFVVSQFAIQYLLFCRKFLDETIRELREAHANSQMDVAKLRKSLVESNNEILQLHKKITQIEAIHEVVYPCHMCTKSFISNEALNIHINRRHMTRVSNSGVANIGSAVGSNVGGIAERRTDTPASGNTKEREHNDLQLINAIKLELEIKQLKERLNNAERDIRERSAVSSNSRRASTREPPKALKSVAIQSELLETKEQDDGADATLNSISTDSSEVKERKAQLSKLQSKIQEFEVWRESQQVNNEECIAEINRKLGEIVHTLEETKATPVTIITPVEPKANHKAADADDDAAAQQRRGSPSVEDLERLLTQKVVEIGQKSAEKLEEFVQTMENNYKEKLDELEREIKKCNQAEFARVNVMKDTVMKDTVMKTAGEEALPLTASTPEMNMLPHNITYTVDAVDPTESDSSLSAERKPEPAKRMPRIKCNPTAVPELDVIDKPANNDETYVINETGHGEKTTLVKPKPSARKHRNVETALSNKKKSLGEDLYSLSTESNRTFVKAEKAGAMVKIKESQKSLLDAKENDSTDITETLSSESESEGSSSNTEPEPLPTAPVKLKQKIKLKEPLKQKPFTRNNAQRMLNKRLFAIGLEPKSNSITTAAMKRLNAELADKRHKLKQKYPNFHATRNKIKKLVDKLCSTQLPAPVEDMLKHNKPIKPRTTYDVQLEESIPLSSNAGSFETLEVTSTPIQTPQSLRENDAFKQRLERILASPMRRPNFDDGRVSEQLTTAQVHALPKGAPIPLTRKRVMFNTLSQSATVSGATSEVEPGTGKAIAKELM, encoded by the exons ATggctataaattttaattacaattatcCACAAGTTGCGCGTGAGGCCGGTTTCAAGCTGCGCCAATACAAGGATGGACCTATAGACTGGCGTATCTTAG GTTCTATCGAAATTGAGAGGCTTTTGCAAGATCAACGACTCGAGCAGGTGGACGCCCTATTGGCTCATCTCTCCGAAGCGCCATTGGCCACCATACTAGATACAAATATCTTAGACAGCGGCATTGCCAAGTACTTCGTAGTCTCCCAGTTTGCCATACAGTACCTGCTCTTCTGTCGTAAATTTCTGGACGAAACAATACGTGAGTTGCGCGAGGCGCATGCCAATTCGCAAATGGATGTAGCGAAACTGCGCAAATCGCTGGTCGAATCAAACAATGAAATTTTACAGCTGCACAAAAAGATCACACAAATCGAGGCCATACATGAAGTGGTATATCCATGTCATATGTGTACAAAGAGCTTCATCAGCAATGAAGCGCTAAATATACACATCAACCGGCGTCATATGACACGTGTGTCAAATAGTGGAGTGGCAAATATCGGCAGCGCTGTTGGCAGCAATGTAGGCGGCATAGCTGAACGCCGCACCGACACACCCGCCAGCGGAAATACAAAGGAGCGTGAGCATAATGACCTGCAGTTGATTAATGCTATCAAGTTGGAACTGGAAATTAAGCAGCTAAAAGAGCGTCTAAACAACGCAGAACGCGATATACGTGAACGCAGTGCGGTTTCCTCAAATAGCAGACGCGCTTCCACACGCGAACCACCAAAAGCTTTGAAAAGCGTAGCCATACAGAGCGAATTGCTCGAGACAAAGGAGCAGGATGATGGCGCAGATGCCACTCTAAACAGCATCAGTACGGATAGCAGCGAAGTGAAGGAACGCAAAGCGCAATTGAGCAAACTGCAGTCGAAAATACAAGAATTCGAAGTGTGGCGCGAGTCGCAGCAGGTCAATAATGAAGAGTGCATAGCGGAGATAAATCGTAAGCTTGGCGAAATTGTGCACACGTTGGAGGAGACGAAAGCTACACCAGTGACTATCATCACACCTGTCGAACCGAAAGCTAATCACAAGGCAGCGGATGCCGATGACGATGCAGCAGCGCAACAGAGACGCGGCTCACCCTCGGTAGAAGATCTCGAGCGATTGTTAACACAGAAAGTTGTTGAAATTGGACAAAAAAGCGCCGAAAAACTTGAGGAATTTGTACAAACCATGGAAAATAACTATAAAGAGAAGTTGGATGAACTCGAGCGCgagataaaaaagtgtaatcaaGCAGAGTTTGCGCGAGTGAACGTAATGAAAGATACTGTCATGAAAGATACTGTCATGAAAACTGCAGGAGAGGAAGCATTGCCATTAACAGCTTCTACACCAGAAATGAATATGCTGCCGCATAACATCACATATACTGTGGATGCAGTGGATCCCACTGAGAGCGATTCCAGTTTAAGTGCCGAGCGCAAGCCTGAACCCGCAAAGCGCATGCCGCGCATTAAATGCAACCCAACTGCAGTACCAGAACTGGATGTTATCGATAAGCCTGCAAATAATGATGAAACATATGTTATTAACGAAACTGGGCATGGAGAAAAGACGACTTTAGTAAAGCCAAAGCCAAGTGCGCGCAAACACAGAAATGTTGAAACAGCTTtgtccaataaaaaaaagtctttGGGTGAAGATTTGTATTCGCTGAGCACGGAAAGCAACAGAACATTTGTGAAAGCAGAAAAGGCTGGCGCTATGGTGAAAATTAAGG AATCACAAAAATCCCTGCTCGACGCAAAGGAAAACGACAGCACAGACATTACGGAGACCCTAAGTAGTGAAAGCGAGAGTGAGGGAAGCAGCAGCAATACAGAGCCAGAACCACTTCCTACGGCGCCAGTAAagctcaaacaaaaaataaaactcaa ggAACCACTAAAACAAAAGCCTTTCACTCGAAATAATGCGCAGCGAATGTTAAATAAACGATTATTCGCAATCGGTTTAGAGCCAAAGTCAAATAGCataacaacagcagcaatgAAACGGCTAAATGCAGAACTTGCAGACAAACGGCATAAATTAAAACAG AAATATCCAAATTTCCACGCAACGCGTAACAAGATCAAGAAGCTTGTGGACAAACTTTGCTCCACACAACTACCAGCGCCTGTCGAAGATATGCTCAAGCACAACAAACCAATTAAACCACGAACAACGTACGATGTACAACTTGAAGAGAGCATACCACTCTCTTCTAACGCTGGTAGTTTTGAAACTCTCGAAGTCACTTCCACGCCAATTCAAACACCACAAAGTTTACGCGAAAATGATGCATTCAAACAGCGTTTGGAACGCATTCTTGCATCCCCAATGCGCCGACCAAACTTTGACGATGGACGAGTGAGTGAGCAACTAACGACTGCACAAGTGCATGCATTGCCAAAAGGAGCGCCTATACCGCTAACGCGTAAACGTGTTATGTTTAATACGCTTAGCCAAAGCGCTACCGTAAGTGGTGCTACAAGTGAAGTTGAACCTGGAACTGGTAAAGCCATTGCCAAGGAATTAATGTGA
- the LOC128868701 gene encoding DNA replication complex GINS protein SLD5 gives MSEGDIIPPLSDSEHIEDFDEQADEEELITAQKVLEIVETAWQNELCAPEILQHQTDMLELMLGQVAHMEENMKDLDKNDFRFIVHQMELERIRYVMASYLRCRLQKIENYTRHILNEEEARDVSEKRLSPEESKYAQEYGDNVEQYFQQVALQYMPNMQRSEAEQRIVRPNLMSHVFIKANVAVPAVVVGVDDEEVDLAAGSQHIIPYQLVSDLIHKNQAQLI, from the exons ATGTCTGAGGGCGATATCATACCGCCTTTAAGCGATTCCGAACACATAGAGGACTTCGATGAACAGGCGGATGAGGAAGAACTGATTACGGCACAGAAA GTGTTGGAAATTGTGGAAACAGCATGGCAGAATGAATTGTGCGCACCAGAAATCCTTCAACATCAAACCGACATGTTGGAATTGATGCTGGGTCAGGTCGCACATATGGAGGAGAACATGAAGGATTTGGATAAGAATGACTTTCGATTCATTGTGCATCAAATGGAACTGGAACGCATACGATATGTGATGGCTAGCTATCTGCGTTGTCGCTTGCAAAAAATTGAGAATTACACGCGTCATATACTAAATGAGGAAGAAGCACGAGACGTGTCTGAAAAACGTCTTTCACCAGAAGAATCAAAGTATGCGCAGGAGTATGGGGATAATGTGGAGCAATATTTCCAACAAGTGGCTTTGCAATACATGCCTAATATGCAACGTTCAGAGGCCGAACAACGAATTGTGCGGCCCAACCTAATGAGTCACGTCTTTATTAAAGCGAATGTGGCGG TGCCTGCTGTTGTCGTTGGAGTTGATGACGAGGAAGTGGATTTAGCTGCGGGCTCGCAGCACATAATACCGTACCAGCTAGTATCAGATCTCATTCATAAAAATCAAGCGCAGTTAATATAA